The Oxalobacteraceae bacterium OTU3CINTB1 genome includes a window with the following:
- a CDS encoding helix-turn-helix domain-containing protein — MRPDPTPASKNAAAATDIWLLVFPGFVLLDATGPAQVFATANDEARDAGLPEPYRIHMVSADGGAIASTAGVTVLTAPLPTAGLAGSTLVVSGGRGLETGDSVALAPATVRWVAAAAVGARAVARCCAVCSGAFVLARAGLLDGRRAVTHWQDAALLQTQYPAITVQEDAIHIKDGTIYTSAGIAAGIDLALSLVGEDLGRDFALGVAKRLVVFFKRPGGQRQFSAELLAQAGAQGLHGQLTAWLRARLKQPVDVEQMAAAFALSVRSLHRKLQQEAGVSPAQLLLRLRMECACALLEQPGMTVKRAAAQSGFGSGYNLRRAFAAQLGVVPSDYQARFG; from the coding sequence ATGAGACCCGATCCGACGCCCGCTTCCAAGAACGCCGCCGCAGCCACCGACATCTGGCTGCTGGTGTTCCCCGGCTTCGTGCTGCTCGACGCCACCGGCCCGGCCCAGGTGTTTGCGACCGCCAACGACGAGGCGCGGGACGCCGGCCTGCCGGAACCCTACCGTATACATATGGTGTCGGCGGACGGCGGCGCCATCGCCTCGACCGCCGGCGTGACGGTGTTGACCGCGCCGCTGCCGACGGCGGGACTGGCCGGCTCGACCTTGGTGGTGTCCGGCGGCAGGGGGCTGGAAACGGGCGACAGCGTCGCGCTGGCGCCAGCGACGGTGCGCTGGGTGGCCGCGGCCGCTGTCGGCGCGCGGGCGGTGGCGCGCTGCTGCGCGGTGTGCAGCGGCGCCTTCGTGCTGGCGCGCGCGGGCTTGCTGGACGGCCGGCGCGCCGTCACGCACTGGCAGGACGCGGCGCTGTTGCAGACGCAGTACCCCGCCATCACGGTGCAGGAGGACGCCATCCATATCAAGGACGGCACTATCTATACATCGGCCGGGATCGCCGCCGGCATCGATCTGGCGCTCAGCCTGGTCGGCGAGGACCTGGGCCGCGACTTCGCGCTGGGCGTGGCCAAGCGCCTGGTGGTGTTCTTCAAGCGCCCCGGCGGCCAGCGCCAGTTCAGCGCCGAACTGTTGGCCCAGGCCGGTGCGCAAGGCTTGCACGGCCAGCTGACGGCGTGGCTGCGCGCGCGCCTGAAGCAGCCGGTCGACGTCGAGCAGATGGCGGCGGCGTTTGCGCTGTCGGTGCGTTCGCTGCACCGCAAGCTGCAACAGGAGGCGGGCGTGTCGCCGGCCCAGCTGTTGCTGCGGCTGCGCATGGAATGCGCCTGCGCCTTGCTCGAGCAGCCCGGCATGACGGTCAAGCGCGCCGCCGCCCAAAGCGGCTTCGGTAGCGGGTACAATCTGCGCCGCGCCTTCGCCGCGCAGCTGGGCGTGGTGCCCAGCGACTATCAGGCGCGTTTCGGCTAA
- a CDS encoding DJ-1/PfpI family protein: protein MTRTIGIYVFNNVEVLDFAGPYEVFTCATRVAGKLDPGAPPPFQVRTVGATLAMLRARAGLSVLPETDFAGGDLVDVLIVPGGVVDAELARPEVIDWIAARAGACELVASVCTGAFLLAKAGLLDGQRVTTHWDDVAGLRAAFPALQVEENRRWIDNGATVTSGGISAGIDMSLHLVERLAGRELALRTARQMEYDWNQG, encoded by the coding sequence ATGACACGCACCATCGGCATTTATGTTTTCAACAACGTCGAGGTCCTCGACTTCGCCGGACCGTACGAGGTGTTCACTTGCGCCACGCGCGTGGCCGGCAAGCTCGATCCGGGCGCGCCGCCGCCGTTCCAGGTCCGCACCGTCGGCGCCACCCTGGCCATGCTGCGCGCGCGCGCCGGCTTGAGCGTGCTGCCGGAGACCGATTTCGCCGGCGGCGATCTGGTCGACGTGCTGATCGTCCCCGGCGGCGTGGTCGATGCCGAACTGGCCAGGCCGGAGGTCATCGACTGGATCGCCGCCAGGGCGGGCGCCTGCGAACTGGTGGCGTCGGTATGCACCGGCGCCTTCCTGCTGGCCAAGGCCGGGCTGCTCGACGGCCAGCGGGTGACCACGCATTGGGACGACGTGGCCGGCCTGCGCGCCGCCTTCCCGGCCTTGCAGGTGGAGGAAAACCGGCGCTGGATCGACAATGGCGCCACCGTCACCTCCGGCGGCATCTCGGCCGGCATCGACATGTCGCTGCATCTGGTCGAGCGACTGGCCGGCCGCGAGCTCGCGCTGCGCACGGCGCGCCAGATGGAATACGACTGGAACCAGGGATAG